One window of the Lysobacter sp. S4-A87 genome contains the following:
- a CDS encoding sulfotransferase, whose protein sequence is MGTLDRKFHFISGLPRSGSTLLAGILRQNPRFHAAISSPVAGLINGALEQMGAAGESWAFFDERKRRTISRALLDAYYADAAAEVVFDTNRFWTARMHQLAGLVDGFKVICCVRNPAWIMDSFEAIHRRNPFDYSRMFNAATRQTVYSRCDQLINAGGTVGGAWTALKEAYYGEFSDRLLLVDYELLTRHPARTMELVYRFLGEAEFAHDFDNVEYAEETFDQNLGVQGLHTVRRKVEFKSRRSILPPDLFAKYQDMDFWQDQTGTSAGIVAARRTDRQHTDTSKDAP, encoded by the coding sequence TTGGGGACGCTTGACCGGAAATTCCATTTCATCTCGGGCCTGCCGCGCTCGGGATCGACGCTGCTGGCCGGCATCCTGCGCCAGAACCCGCGTTTCCACGCCGCCATCAGCAGCCCTGTCGCCGGCCTGATCAATGGCGCGCTGGAGCAGATGGGCGCCGCCGGCGAGTCCTGGGCGTTCTTCGATGAGCGCAAGCGCCGCACGATCAGTCGCGCGCTGCTGGACGCTTACTACGCGGACGCCGCGGCCGAGGTCGTGTTCGACACCAACCGCTTCTGGACCGCGCGCATGCACCAGCTGGCCGGGCTGGTGGACGGGTTCAAGGTGATCTGCTGCGTGCGCAACCCGGCCTGGATCATGGACAGCTTCGAGGCCATCCACCGGCGCAACCCGTTCGATTACAGCCGCATGTTCAATGCCGCCACCCGGCAGACCGTGTACAGCCGCTGCGACCAGTTGATCAACGCCGGTGGCACCGTCGGCGGTGCGTGGACGGCGTTGAAGGAAGCCTATTACGGCGAGTTTTCCGACCGCCTGTTGCTGGTCGACTACGAACTGCTCACCCGGCATCCGGCGCGCACGATGGAACTGGTCTACCGGTTCCTCGGCGAGGCCGAGTTCGCCCACGATTTCGACAACGTCGAGTACGCCGAAGAAACCTTCGACCAGAACCTCGGCGTCCAGGGCCTGCACACCGTGCGGCGCAAGGTCGAGTTCAAGAGCCGGCGCAGCATCCTGCCGCCGGACTTGTTTGCGAAGTACCAGGACATGGATTTCTGGCAGGACCAGACCGGCACCTCGGCGGGCATCGTCGCCGCCCGCCGCACTGACCGCCAGCACACAGACACCTCCAAGGACGCCCCATGA
- the rocF gene encoding arginase — MSRSYPGVSLIGAPTDVGAGHRGARLGPEALRIAGIGEALVKRGVDVIDRGNLDGPRNPWQKPVEGYRHLAEVVAWNRAVMDAVGAELADGRMPILLGGDHCLGLGSITAVAQHCRQTGKQLRVLWLDAHADFNTSQVTPSGNVHGMPVACLCGLGPDALTRLGGQSPALRPDEIRQIGIRSVDEGEKRLVQQYGLDVYDMRYIDEIGMKRVMEEALEGVDENTHLHVSFDVDFLDPSIAPGVGTTVPGGPNYREAQLVMEMIADSGRMASLDIVELNPIIDKRNRTARLAVDLVESLFGKSTLMRD, encoded by the coding sequence ATGAGTCGCAGCTATCCCGGGGTTTCGCTGATCGGTGCACCGACCGACGTGGGTGCAGGGCACCGCGGTGCGCGGCTGGGGCCGGAGGCCCTGCGCATTGCCGGCATCGGCGAAGCGCTGGTCAAGCGCGGCGTCGACGTGATCGATCGCGGCAATCTCGATGGTCCGCGCAATCCCTGGCAGAAGCCGGTCGAGGGCTACCGACACCTGGCGGAAGTCGTCGCCTGGAACCGCGCGGTGATGGACGCGGTGGGGGCCGAGCTTGCCGATGGCCGCATGCCGATCCTGCTCGGCGGCGACCATTGCCTCGGCCTGGGTTCGATCACCGCGGTGGCGCAGCACTGCCGGCAGACCGGCAAGCAGCTGCGCGTGCTCTGGCTCGATGCGCATGCCGACTTCAACACCAGCCAGGTCACGCCGTCGGGCAACGTCCACGGTATGCCGGTGGCGTGCCTGTGCGGGCTCGGTCCGGATGCGCTGACCCGGCTCGGCGGCCAATCGCCAGCGTTGCGTCCGGACGAGATCCGCCAGATCGGCATCCGCTCGGTCGACGAAGGCGAGAAGCGCCTGGTCCAGCAATACGGCCTGGACGTGTACGACATGCGCTACATCGACGAGATCGGCATGAAGCGGGTGATGGAGGAGGCGCTGGAAGGCGTCGACGAGAATACCCACCTGCACGTCAGCTTCGACGTCGACTTCCTCGATCCGAGCATTGCCCCGGGCGTGGGCACCACCGTGCCGGGCGGTCCGAACTACCGCGAAGCGCAGCTGGTGATGGAGATGATCGCCGACAGCGGCCGCATGGCCTCGCTCGATATCGTCGAGCTCAACCCGATCATCGACAAGCGCAACCGCACCGCCCGCCTGGCGGTGGACCTGGTCGAGAGCCTGTTCGGCAAGTCGACCCTGATGCGCGACTGA
- a CDS encoding CsbD family protein: MNKDIIAGKWTQIKGQAQARWGDLTDDDFAVAEGNAEYLAGKLQERYGWERDRAQQEVSDFEKTLN, encoded by the coding sequence ATGAACAAAGACATCATTGCTGGCAAGTGGACGCAGATCAAAGGCCAGGCGCAGGCCCGCTGGGGCGACCTGACCGACGACGATTTCGCCGTGGCCGAAGGCAACGCCGAATATCTCGCCGGCAAACTGCAGGAACGCTACGGCTGGGAGCGCGATCGCGCCCAGCAGGAAGTAAGTGACTTCGAGAAAACTCTCAATTGA
- a CDS encoding entericidin A/B family lipoprotein → MKRFAAMLLLAALSLTLLSACNTMEGLGKDVQKLGQKVEDKAGS, encoded by the coding sequence ATGAAACGCTTTGCCGCCATGCTCCTGCTCGCCGCCCTGTCGCTCACCCTGCTCAGTGCCTGCAACACCATGGAAGGACTCGGCAAGGACGTCCAGAAGCTCGGCCAGAAGGTCGAGGACAAGGCCGGCAGCTAA
- a CDS encoding DUF4347 domain-containing protein translates to MKHALLGGLSTLLLPFTAHAATTSAGGYLMRGGYQPRSYMRMGFEPTTAHAASPMPAGNTHRAAPREQQAVPQADALYVQQRDAVTELVVVDGAVPDKAALYRGLKPGMAVVEIDTARPGLPQLTEALRAYRGLDAIHVVSHAEAGALQLGNSRVTAEDVHAGLATVSALREAVRPGADLLFYGCELAANAEGEALLDILHSETGLDVAASDNLTGNGELGGDWTLEIQRGDIEAGLAFSAKALADFSGVLAASNGTKNFTGWSGNGTPQLSTTDFRLTARNGNGATPNVGIYYGGISYMLMGTGNTNHYLYLKADGTNTTAFELTNLMAGEAPGLGGEFTNVRIVGMVQGGGTVTSSTFTSGGGANETFAFGSSQLAAFSGVKLTGFKLYFDCDGACDLPNEVALFEFRNFTIANAVSTPPRPTVTDARINLSGASGTGGAYKIGDTVTATWNNTAGGDNNAVVSGVTVDFSQFGGGAAVAASNSSGTWTATYTITSGAIDTTSRNVSVTATNAGGSTTRADTTNATVDNVAPMVTDARIGISGATGTSGAYKIGDTVTATWNNTAGGDNNSDTISNATVNFSQFGGGAAVAATNSAGTWTATHTIVAAAIDNTGRNVTFAVTDNAGNATVAADTTNATVDSIAPSVSSIVVSGSPASGDTSMTFTANFSESVANVSADDFTLVSAGTASGIVSNVSGSGTTYTVTVSSITGNGTLRLDLNGSTNVSDDVGNTVAAYSSGATHTVAIPTAPAAPTIGTATAGDGQVSVTFTAPGSNGGSAITTYVATASPGGSFGTCAGPAACTATVTGLTNGTAYTFTVTATNATGTSAASAASNAATPKGYQTITFASPGAQNFATTPTLIATATSSLTPTFSSSTTGVCTITSGGALTFVTAGSCTIDADQAGNSVWNAATTVTRTFTVNAVAPNAPTIGTATAGDTQATVTFTAPASTGGSAIIAGGYTVTASPGGATGTGSSSPITVTGLTNGLAYTFTVTATNSAGEGSASAASNSVIPAAPQMITFGNPGTQNFGTTPTLTASSDAGGGYPVSFTSSTTGVCTITAGGALTFVTIGSCTINANQAGDSSFLAAPQVSQTFTVSAVAPGAPTAATATAGDTQASIAFNAPAFTGGATLTGYTVTSNPGGVIGTGAGSPVIVTGLTNGIPYTFTVTATNSAGTGSASPASNSITPAASQTITFTNPGSQNFGTTPSLSATSDSGLTPVFTSSTTAVCTITSGGALTFVTVGTCTINANQAGNGSYLPASQVTQSFNVVGVAPDAPVIGTAVASGNDRATVSFTPPTLQGGSVITGYTVTSSPGAITASGGSSPITVIGLSPGTSYTFKVTATNASGEGAASAASNAITVIPVLVANPVNASVGYGAAPTPIALDIVGVATSVTVVDAPAHGTATANGTVISYRPDPGYAGADSFTYTATDAYSTSAAATASIDVAVATVTLATPSLPNANGGVGYRQNLAASGGTAPYTYRLTQGVLPAGLTLAANGELSGTPTAAGAFDITIGVTDSSTGTGPFSGAQVYRLVVGAPAVALTPASLPGAAIAQTYQQTLTAAGGTAPYRYVVSAGSLPAGLTLTATGSLSGTPTAAGDHAFTVEVRDAYDFAGTQAYTIPVDQAAQAIQAFVANPTAPVYAPEGTFTLSAAGGASQNPVLFASTTLEVCRVSGTTVTMLSAGACVLTADQAGDANHRPAPQQRLEVAIAAATPVLQWLGDLQKLYGESAFELPDPHSYSRGAFTFTSSNPQVATVNGRTVTLVGPGTTVLRAAQAAAGSYTAGSIEIQLVVADRPDPTRDPEVVGGIQAQVDASVRFASAQQANIRGRLRQIRSGANMSSSNLALAYAGDGIGQGLSLPLSGFADSTWPPLPQGWGAWAAGTATLGKSGDHSGSSSFDFYSDGITVGADRSIGKQLLVGIAGSLGRSDSDFDHSPSSVEADQRSLSLYGLWRAGEHLFVDGMLAKGWLDFDIGRWSGIDSKMAVAKRDGEQVFSSMTFGYEHQSQGLTLTGYGRLDGSRTRLEGYRENGLGVYDLAYGRQTVQNSALAMGLEGSYALSGEGPRYRPFWNVEYRQSLENNSDVGINYVVMPVNRDYRLGLSSYNDDALAVGGGFDVGLRSGWLFSLLLGYEQGRNSATNGSIGLRLSYGQATGTSPGAADQAALQEQEVEGQACRRRGCGRGR, encoded by the coding sequence ATGAAGCACGCCCTGCTCGGCGGTCTTTCCACGCTGCTGCTCCCCTTCACCGCGCACGCGGCCACCACCTCGGCCGGCGGCTACCTGATGCGCGGCGGCTACCAGCCGCGCAGTTACATGCGGATGGGGTTTGAGCCTACGACCGCGCATGCAGCTTCGCCGATGCCAGCGGGCAACACGCACCGTGCCGCCCCGCGCGAGCAGCAGGCTGTGCCGCAGGCCGACGCCCTGTATGTCCAACAGCGCGATGCAGTGACCGAACTGGTGGTGGTGGACGGCGCGGTGCCGGACAAGGCTGCGCTGTATCGCGGACTGAAGCCCGGCATGGCCGTGGTGGAGATCGATACGGCCCGGCCCGGACTGCCGCAGCTGACCGAAGCGCTGCGCGCCTATCGCGGCTTGGATGCCATCCATGTGGTGTCGCACGCCGAGGCGGGCGCGCTGCAACTGGGCAACAGCCGCGTCACCGCCGAGGATGTGCATGCGGGTCTGGCCACGGTCTCGGCGCTGCGCGAAGCAGTGCGCCCGGGCGCGGACCTGCTGTTCTACGGCTGCGAACTGGCTGCCAACGCCGAAGGCGAAGCGTTGCTGGACATCCTGCATAGCGAGACCGGCCTGGACGTGGCCGCGTCCGACAACCTCACCGGCAACGGCGAGCTGGGCGGCGACTGGACGCTGGAAATCCAGCGCGGCGACATCGAGGCCGGTCTGGCCTTCTCGGCCAAGGCGCTGGCGGATTTTTCCGGCGTGCTGGCCGCGAGCAACGGCACCAAGAACTTCACGGGCTGGTCCGGAAATGGCACGCCCCAGTTGTCGACCACCGATTTCAGGCTCACCGCCAGAAATGGAAATGGCGCTACGCCGAATGTAGGCATTTACTACGGCGGCATCAGCTACATGCTGATGGGTACCGGCAATACGAACCACTACCTGTACCTGAAGGCCGATGGCACCAATACGACGGCGTTCGAGCTGACCAACCTGATGGCAGGCGAAGCGCCTGGCCTGGGCGGTGAATTCACCAACGTCCGCATCGTCGGCATGGTGCAGGGGGGAGGGACCGTTACCTCGTCGACCTTCACAAGCGGCGGTGGCGCCAATGAAACATTTGCCTTCGGCAGCAGCCAGTTGGCCGCCTTCTCCGGCGTCAAGCTCACCGGCTTCAAGCTCTACTTCGATTGCGACGGCGCATGTGATCTTCCGAACGAGGTCGCCTTGTTCGAGTTCCGCAACTTCACCATCGCCAATGCGGTCAGCACGCCACCGAGGCCGACAGTCACCGACGCCCGCATCAACCTCTCCGGCGCCAGCGGCACCGGTGGTGCCTACAAGATAGGCGATACCGTCACCGCCACCTGGAACAATACCGCCGGCGGCGACAACAACGCCGTCGTCAGCGGCGTCACCGTGGATTTCTCCCAGTTCGGCGGCGGCGCGGCGGTAGCGGCGTCCAACAGCTCGGGTACGTGGACGGCGACCTACACGATCACGTCCGGCGCCATCGACACCACCTCACGCAATGTAAGCGTCACCGCGACCAATGCGGGCGGCAGCACCACCAGGGCCGACACCACGAACGCGACGGTCGACAATGTCGCCCCAATGGTGACCGATGCGCGCATCGGCATCTCCGGTGCCACCGGCACCAGCGGTGCGTATAAGATCGGCGATACCGTCACCGCTACCTGGAACAACACTGCGGGCGGCGACAACAACAGCGACACGATCAGTAACGCGACCGTGAACTTCAGCCAGTTCGGCGGCGGTGCAGCGGTTGCGGCGACAAACAGCGCGGGTACCTGGACGGCGACCCACACCATCGTCGCCGCCGCGATCGACAACACCGGCCGCAACGTGACGTTCGCAGTCACCGACAACGCGGGCAATGCCACGGTGGCCGCGGACACCACCAACGCCACGGTGGACAGCATCGCCCCGTCGGTGAGCAGCATCGTGGTCAGCGGGTCGCCGGCGTCGGGCGACACGTCCATGACGTTCACGGCGAACTTCAGCGAGTCGGTGGCGAATGTCTCCGCCGACGACTTCACCCTCGTCAGCGCCGGCACCGCCTCGGGCATCGTTTCCAACGTGTCGGGCAGCGGTACGACCTATACCGTCACCGTTTCGTCCATCACCGGCAACGGTACGCTGAGGCTTGACCTCAACGGCTCGACCAACGTAAGTGACGATGTCGGCAACACGGTCGCCGCCTACAGCAGCGGCGCGACCCACACCGTCGCCATCCCCACCGCACCGGCCGCGCCGACCATCGGTACGGCCACCGCCGGCGACGGCCAGGTGTCGGTCACCTTCACCGCGCCGGGCAGCAATGGCGGTTCGGCGATCACCACGTACGTCGCTACTGCCAGCCCCGGCGGTTCCTTCGGCACCTGCGCCGGCCCGGCGGCCTGCACCGCCACCGTGACCGGCCTGACCAACGGCACCGCGTACACCTTCACCGTGACCGCGACCAATGCCACCGGCACCAGCGCGGCGTCGGCCGCCTCCAACGCGGCCACGCCCAAGGGCTACCAGACGATCACCTTCGCCAGTCCGGGCGCACAGAACTTCGCGACGACCCCGACCCTGATCGCGACGGCCACCTCGTCGCTGACGCCGACCTTCAGCTCCTCGACCACCGGCGTTTGCACGATCACGTCGGGCGGCGCGCTGACCTTCGTCACCGCCGGCAGCTGCACCATCGATGCCGACCAGGCCGGCAACAGCGTCTGGAACGCGGCCACCACGGTGACCCGGACGTTCACGGTCAATGCGGTTGCGCCCAACGCGCCGACCATCGGCACCGCCACTGCCGGTGACACTCAGGCCACGGTGACGTTCACCGCGCCGGCGTCCACCGGCGGCTCGGCGATCATCGCCGGCGGCTACACGGTCACCGCCAGTCCGGGCGGCGCCACCGGCACGGGCAGCAGCTCGCCGATCACCGTGACTGGGCTGACCAACGGGCTGGCGTACACGTTCACCGTGACCGCGACGAATTCGGCGGGCGAGGGTTCCGCCTCGGCGGCCAGCAACTCGGTAATCCCGGCTGCGCCGCAGATGATCACCTTCGGCAATCCCGGCACGCAGAATTTCGGCACCACGCCGACGTTGACCGCGAGTTCCGATGCCGGCGGCGGTTATCCGGTCAGTTTCACCTCGTCCACGACCGGGGTGTGCACGATCACGGCCGGGGGCGCGCTGACTTTCGTCACCATCGGCAGTTGCACCATCAATGCCAACCAGGCCGGCGACAGCAGCTTCCTGGCGGCGCCCCAAGTCTCGCAGACGTTCACCGTCAGCGCGGTGGCGCCCGGTGCGCCGACCGCGGCCACGGCCACCGCCGGCGATACCCAGGCCAGCATCGCCTTCAATGCGCCGGCGTTCACCGGCGGCGCGACCCTCACCGGCTACACGGTGACCTCCAATCCCGGCGGCGTCATCGGCACCGGTGCAGGCTCGCCGGTCATCGTGACCGGCCTGACCAACGGTATCCCGTACACGTTCACGGTGACCGCGACCAACAGCGCCGGCACCGGCAGCGCGTCACCCGCTTCCAACTCGATCACGCCGGCGGCATCGCAGACCATCACCTTCACCAACCCCGGGTCGCAGAACTTCGGCACCACGCCAAGCCTGAGCGCGACTTCGGATTCGGGGCTGACCCCGGTCTTCACCTCGTCGACGACGGCGGTCTGCACGATCACCTCTGGCGGCGCGCTGACGTTTGTTACCGTCGGAACCTGCACCATCAACGCCAACCAGGCCGGCAACGGCAGCTACCTGCCGGCCTCCCAGGTCACCCAGTCGTTCAACGTGGTCGGGGTCGCCCCCGATGCGCCCGTTATCGGCACGGCGGTCGCCAGCGGCAATGACCGGGCGACGGTGAGCTTCACCCCGCCGACCCTGCAAGGCGGTAGCGTGATCACCGGCTACACCGTGACCTCGTCGCCGGGCGCCATCACCGCCTCCGGGGGTTCCAGTCCGATCACCGTGATCGGACTGAGTCCGGGCACGAGCTACACCTTCAAGGTGACCGCCACCAACGCCTCGGGAGAGGGCGCGGCATCGGCGGCATCGAACGCGATCACCGTCATCCCCGTGCTGGTGGCCAACCCGGTCAACGCCAGCGTGGGGTACGGCGCCGCTCCCACGCCGATCGCCCTCGACATCGTCGGCGTTGCGACTTCGGTGACGGTGGTCGATGCACCCGCGCATGGCACAGCAACCGCCAACGGCACGGTGATCAGCTACCGGCCCGATCCCGGCTACGCCGGCGCGGACAGCTTCACCTACACCGCCACCGACGCGTACAGCACTTCGGCAGCGGCGACGGCCAGCATCGATGTCGCAGTCGCGACCGTGACGTTGGCGACGCCCAGCCTGCCCAATGCGAACGGCGGGGTGGGCTATCGCCAGAACCTGGCCGCCAGCGGCGGCACCGCGCCGTACACCTACCGCTTGACCCAGGGCGTGCTGCCGGCCGGGCTGACGCTGGCCGCCAACGGCGAGCTGTCCGGTACGCCGACCGCCGCCGGCGCGTTCGACATCACGATCGGCGTGACCGACAGCAGCACCGGCACCGGTCCCTTCAGTGGAGCCCAGGTCTATCGACTCGTGGTGGGCGCACCGGCGGTCGCACTGACGCCGGCCAGCTTGCCGGGCGCGGCGATTGCGCAGACTTATCAGCAGACCCTGACTGCGGCGGGTGGTACCGCGCCGTATCGCTATGTCGTGTCGGCGGGCAGCCTGCCGGCCGGACTGACGCTGACGGCGACGGGCAGCTTGTCGGGTACGCCCACCGCGGCGGGTGACCATGCCTTCACCGTCGAGGTGCGTGACGCCTACGACTTCGCCGGCACCCAGGCCTACACGATCCCGGTCGATCAGGCAGCGCAGGCGATCCAGGCGTTCGTTGCCAATCCCACGGCGCCGGTCTATGCGCCCGAGGGCACGTTCACGCTGTCGGCTGCCGGTGGTGCGTCGCAGAATCCGGTGCTGTTCGCCAGCACGACGCTTGAGGTGTGTCGGGTCAGCGGGACGACGGTGACCATGCTGTCGGCGGGAGCCTGCGTGCTGACGGCCGACCAGGCTGGCGACGCCAACCATCGCCCGGCTCCGCAGCAACGGCTGGAAGTGGCGATTGCGGCAGCCACTCCGGTGCTGCAGTGGCTGGGTGATCTGCAGAAGCTCTACGGCGAGTCCGCCTTCGAACTGCCCGATCCGCACAGCTACAGCCGCGGTGCCTTCACTTTCACCAGCAGCAACCCACAGGTGGCCACGGTCAACGGACGCACCGTGACGCTGGTGGGCCCGGGCACGACCGTGTTGCGGGCCGCGCAGGCGGCAGCGGGCAGCTACACGGCCGGCTCGATCGAGATCCAGCTGGTGGTGGCCGACCGGCCCGACCCGACCAGGGATCCGGAAGTCGTCGGCGGCATCCAGGCGCAGGTCGACGCCAGCGTGCGTTTCGCCAGCGCGCAGCAGGCCAACATCCGTGGCCGCCTGCGCCAGATTCGCAGCGGTGCCAACATGTCCAGCAGCAACCTGGCACTGGCCTATGCCGGCGACGGCATCGGGCAGGGCTTGTCGCTGCCGCTCAGCGGGTTCGCCGATTCCACCTGGCCACCGTTGCCGCAGGGGTGGGGTGCCTGGGCAGCCGGCACGGCCACGCTTGGCAAGAGCGGCGACCACAGCGGTTCTTCCAGTTTCGATTTCTACAGCGACGGCATCACCGTCGGTGCCGACCGCAGCATCGGCAAGCAGTTGCTGGTAGGTATCGCCGGCAGCCTGGGCCGCAGCGACAGCGACTTCGATCATTCGCCGTCCAGTGTCGAAGCCGACCAGCGCTCGCTGTCGCTCTACGGCCTGTGGCGTGCCGGCGAACATCTGTTCGTCGATGGCATGCTGGCGAAGGGCTGGCTGGACTTCGACATCGGCCGCTGGAGCGGGATCGACAGCAAGATGGCGGTGGCCAAGCGCGACGGAGAGCAGGTATTCAGCTCGATGACGTTCGGCTATGAACACCAGAGCCAGGGCCTGACGCTCACCGGCTATGGTCGCCTGGACGGTAGTCGCACCCGGTTGGAGGGCTACCGCGAAAATGGGCTGGGCGTGTACGACCTGGCCTATGGTCGCCAGACCGTGCAGAACAGCGCGCTCGCAATGGGCCTGGAAGGCAGCTATGCCCTGTCCGGCGAGGGCCCCCGCTATCGACCGTTCTGGAACGTGGAGTACCGCCAGTCGCTGGAGAACAACAGCGACGTGGGGATCAACTACGTGGTGATGCCGGTGAACCGCGATTACCGGCTCGGGCTGAGCAGTTACAACGACGATGCACTGGCGGTCGGTGGCGGCTTCGACGTCGGCCTGCGGTCGGGCTGGTTGTTCTCGCTGCTGCTGGGCTACGAGCAGGGCCGCAACTCCGCGACCAACGGCAGCATCGGGCTGCGTCTTTCCTACGGCCAGGCCACCGGCACGAGCCCGGGGGCGGCTGACCAGGCAGCACTGCAAGAGCAAGAGGTGGAAGGGCAGGCTTGCCGCAGGCGCGGCTGCGGTCGGGGGCGTTGA
- a CDS encoding entericidin A/B family lipoprotein, translating to MKRLMALMLLALFSMGTLSACNTVAGAGKDVQGAGEKVEDAATNCKDGKC from the coding sequence ATGAAGCGTTTGATGGCACTGATGCTGCTCGCCCTGTTCTCGATGGGCACCCTGTCCGCCTGCAACACCGTGGCGGGCGCCGGCAAGGACGTGCAGGGAGCCGGTGAGAAGGTTGAAGATGCCGCCACGAATTGCAAGGACGGAAAGTGCTGA
- a CDS encoding tryptophan--tRNA ligase: MSPTRILTGITTSGTPHLGNYVGAIRPAVAASRTAGVESFYFLADYHALIKVQDPARVQRSTLEIAATWLACGLEPDKVWFYRQSDVPEVQELTWFLTCVAGKGILNRAHAYKASVDKNREVGEDDDAGINAGLFMYPVLMAADILLFNANKVPVGRDQIQHIEMARDFGQRFNHVYGEPLGETFFDLPEAVIDENVATLPGLDGRKMSKSYDNTIPLFVPRDALKKLIYSIVTDSRAPGEAKDADNSNVFQLYQAFASAQETAAMRQAFADGIAWGEAKQALFERIDSEIAPLRARYEELIARPADIEAVLRDGASRLRARHAQPTLARLRAAVGLRDLSQSSTGAAKKSTKASLPLFKQYRESDGRFYFKLVDGDRLLLQSIGHDSARTAGQLIGRLKQEGGTALHGAGAAAVHLGDELVGHLHEGVDLVEVVEALAQLVAEDA; this comes from the coding sequence ATGAGCCCCACCCGCATCCTCACCGGCATCACCACCTCGGGTACCCCGCACCTGGGCAACTACGTCGGCGCGATCCGCCCGGCCGTGGCCGCCAGTCGCACTGCCGGCGTGGAGAGCTTCTACTTCCTCGCCGACTACCACGCCCTGATCAAGGTGCAGGATCCGGCGCGCGTGCAGCGCTCGACGCTGGAGATCGCCGCCACCTGGCTGGCCTGCGGGCTGGAGCCGGACAAGGTCTGGTTCTATCGCCAGAGCGACGTGCCGGAAGTGCAGGAGCTGACCTGGTTCCTGACCTGCGTCGCCGGCAAGGGCATCCTCAATCGCGCCCACGCCTACAAGGCCTCGGTCGACAAGAACCGCGAGGTCGGCGAGGACGACGACGCCGGCATCAACGCCGGACTGTTCATGTACCCGGTGCTGATGGCGGCCGACATCCTGCTGTTCAACGCCAACAAGGTGCCGGTCGGCCGCGACCAGATCCAGCACATCGAGATGGCGCGCGACTTCGGCCAGCGCTTCAACCATGTCTATGGCGAGCCGCTCGGTGAAACCTTCTTCGACCTGCCCGAGGCGGTGATCGACGAGAACGTGGCGACGCTGCCGGGCCTGGACGGCCGCAAGATGAGCAAGAGCTACGACAACACGATTCCGTTGTTCGTGCCGCGCGATGCGCTGAAGAAGCTGATCTATTCGATCGTCACCGACTCGCGCGCGCCGGGCGAGGCCAAGGACGCCGACAACTCCAACGTGTTCCAGCTCTACCAGGCGTTCGCCTCCGCGCAGGAAACCGCGGCCATGCGCCAGGCCTTCGCCGATGGCATCGCCTGGGGCGAGGCCAAGCAGGCGCTGTTCGAGCGTATCGACAGCGAAATCGCGCCGCTGCGCGCCAGGTACGAGGAACTGATCGCGCGCCCGGCCGACATCGAGGCGGTGCTGCGTGACGGCGCCAGCCGCCTGCGCGCGCGTCATGCGCAGCCCACGCTGGCACGCCTGCGCGCGGCCGTCGGCCTGCGCGACCTGTCGCAGTCCAGCACCGGCGCTGCGAAGAAATCGACCAAGGCATCGTTGCCGTTGTTCAAGCAGTACCGCGAGAGCGACGGCCGCTTCTACTTCAAGCTGGTCGACGGCGATCGACTGCTGCTCCAGAGCATCGGCCACGACTCGGCGCGTACGGCAGGCCAGCTGATCGGGCGCCTCAAGCAGGAAGGTGGCACCGCCCTGCACGGCGCCGGTGCGGCGGCCGTGCACCTGGGCGATGAACTGGTGGGCCACCTGCACGAAGGCGTCGACCTGGTCGAGGTGGTCGAAGCCCTGGCGCAACTGGTGGCCGAAGACGCATGA